GCAACCACTTCTTCGTGCCCCCGACGCCGCTGCATGCGGCCTGGCAGCGCCGCGCGGAGGCGCGGACCGCGAGCCGCGCCGCCGCCCTCGTCACCGTCTCGCCCGCGATCGCCGACGACCTCAGCCGCCGCTATCCCGGCACGCGCGTGGAGCTCATCCCGAATGGCTTCGACCCCGAGGACCTCCCCCGCGCCGTCGCGCCGCCGGCGGGGCGCTTCGTGCTCGTGCACGCCGGGACGTTCTCGGGTCCGCGCTCGCCGCGCGCCTTCCTCGAGGGCCTCGTGCTCGCCGAGCGGCGTGAGCCGGCACTCGCCGACGTGGCCGAGGTGCGCTTCGTCGGCGTCGGGGCAGTAGCCGAGCGCCTTGCGCGCCAAGCGGGCGTCCGCGCGGCGGTCGCGACGACGGGTTTCGTCCCGTACCCGCGCGCACTCGAGGAGGCGGCCTCCGCCAGCGTCAACGTCGCGATCCTCTCGCCCGGCGAG
The Coriobacteriia bacterium genome window above contains:
- a CDS encoding glycosyltransferase, whose amino-acid sequence is NHFFVPPTPLHAAWQRRAEARTASRAAALVTVSPAIADDLSRRYPGTRVELIPNGFDPEDLPRAVAPPAGRFVLVHAGTFSGPRSPRAFLEGLVLAERREPALADVAEVRFVGVGAVAERLARQAGVRAAVATTGFVPYPRALEEAASASVNVAILSPGEESRHSVPGKLAEYVGLRRPILLLAGQGAARDVLAGVAGVRAAAPDDPSDIASAVLDLYHAWREGALRRPAEEEAARFSRVETARRYAELLDDVAARAGAEEA